Proteins encoded by one window of Nocardia goodfellowii:
- a CDS encoding ABC transporter permease — protein sequence MSQVLDTALAVETVETADSRPVRPQWHALRSGQGLAGVLLVGGIALLGLLAGVIAKYDPLQQIPAANLLGPSGEHWFGTDNVNRDLFARVLHGIRINLFVGFVAVPLGAVLGSLAGLLSSLNSLADVITQRVFDLLLAFPALILAIALAAVTGPGVHTVIIVIVAVEVPLFGRQIRTAILSVREQPYVEAAEVIGAGSWWTLRKHVLPNVLEPLGVQLALSMSLAVFVEAAMSFIGIGVRPPEPSLGGTIADSIAYLDANPAFAVGPLLVVSGLTLGFLLIAQALGRARRIA from the coding sequence ATGAGTCAGGTATTGGATACGGCGCTGGCTGTCGAAACCGTGGAAACCGCCGATTCGCGGCCGGTGCGTCCGCAATGGCATGCCCTGCGCAGTGGGCAGGGTCTGGCCGGTGTGCTGCTGGTCGGCGGTATCGCGCTGCTCGGCTTGCTGGCCGGCGTGATCGCGAAATACGATCCGCTCCAGCAGATTCCGGCCGCGAACCTGCTCGGACCCAGCGGCGAGCACTGGTTCGGCACCGACAACGTCAACCGCGATCTGTTCGCGCGAGTGCTGCACGGCATCCGGATCAATCTGTTCGTCGGATTCGTCGCGGTCCCGCTCGGTGCGGTGCTCGGCTCGCTCGCGGGGCTGCTGTCGAGCCTGAACTCCCTCGCCGACGTGATCACCCAGCGGGTGTTCGATCTGCTGCTGGCGTTTCCGGCGCTGATCCTGGCCATCGCGCTGGCGGCGGTCACCGGGCCGGGCGTGCACACGGTGATCATCGTGATCGTCGCGGTCGAGGTCCCGCTGTTCGGCAGGCAGATACGCACCGCGATCCTGTCCGTCCGCGAACAGCCGTACGTCGAGGCGGCCGAGGTGATCGGCGCCGGGTCCTGGTGGACCTTGCGCAAACACGTGCTGCCCAACGTGCTCGAGCCGCTCGGTGTGCAGCTGGCACTGTCGATGTCGCTCGCCGTCTTCGTGGAGGCGGCGATGAGCTTCATCGGTATCGGAGTGCGGCCGCCGGAACCCTCGCTCGGTGGGACCATCGCCGATTCCATCGCCTATCTGGACGCCAACCCGGCGTTCGCGGTGGGGCCGCTGCTCGTGGTCTCCGGCCTGACGCTCGGGTTCCTATTGATCGCTCAGGCGCTGGGCCGGGCCAGGAGGATCGCATGA